The segment GAGTACTTGGATTAATTTTACCTTTCATTATCTTTTCTTACAGACTTGTACATTAAAAACAATGCTccttgtgcaaaaaaaaaaacattgcaAGCCTCCAGTAAAACTTCAGCTACAAGGAGGATCATCATATTTCTTTTCACATTTTAGAGCAGTGTGTGTAGTTTTTGCTTAAAAGAAGTAGCAATCTCCATTCTCATGCAAGCAGTGCTTTGGGGGGATGTTTTTATTGCAGAAAGCCATTCCTCTTGCTACCATGTACCTGATAGGTTTTCATGGGTGGGACACCATTGCTTTCCTTCAGGTGGATTGAGAACATGCATTTAGGGCAGGATAGCTACACCACGCAAAGTGCTCATGGTAGCAGTTTCAGGGAGAGGCAATTGCTTGGCATTTATAGCAGTGAAGAATTAGCACAAAAGAGCAAATGTGTTACATCATAGATTCCTTTACTCTAGCTTGTTTGAGTAGCTAGAGTTTGGGCTTCTCCCCAAGTTGCAACAGTCTGTCTGCCAGTGGTTGAGATACTAGGAAATGGGAGCAGCAAGACTATCAATAGTGTAAGTAATGCctatggtgtggctcagttggtagcacataagacccttaatgggaagcttgtgagttcaagcctgcagtgggcactagtgtcctccctactctagtcatgaggtctgtggtgacaggttggactcgatgatctttgaggtctcttccaaccttagtgatactgaatattgACTACAATATACTGCCTTAGCAAAAGGGATTGATTAGGGGAAGGAAGGTAGGGCTGGCTTGGAATGCTTTATGGTCTGGAGGTATTTGAGCTTGTCAGCTAAGGAGAAGAAGTGGAAGAAGTAGGGTCTACCAATGAAGTTAAGTGATATGTGAAGACAGATATTATGCAGCATCAAAATAACTGCTCCCACTGCAGACTTTTTAGTTCAGCAATAGCTGATGTAGCATCCAAATACCTCTAACTTGACAGGAAAGGGTGAGGAAAGGGCAGAAAATTTTCCCTTTAGTACAATCCAAAGCATTTAATCTCAGATGATTTTATGCTGGTTTCGGTTGCTGTGTGGAACAAGATGCTTGTCAGCTAGTGCTGTCCCACCTGTATTTGCATATCTTattcctgctccctcctgggctccagagcagctgttcacatgttttgtgttcttttctcTTGATAAGGATTTTCTTCGCAACATCCCAGGCAGCATTTTGTCATCTCAGCTCTGTGACAAGTGGGTCTCTGTGATGGATCAAGGAAATAATGAAGAGAAGATAAAAAGCATCCAAAGGTAGAGTTACTTATATTTCTGCATTCTTTTCCTGTAATTTTATATCCCAGAATGCAGAATCCAAAATATTCAATGTACAACTTacaattacttttttcttttttagatagatagatagatggtaAAAATATGCTGCAGAGCATGCAAACTTAGATATATGCTTCCATGTTGTTGTGGGGCTGGATTTGCCCCCCCCCAACAATCAGAGATTCACCCCCAGAATGGAGAGTTGCCTCCAGCATAAATCCCCAGACTAGCTCAAAAAGattggaagcaaaatgaatttATTTGTACAAAATGAACTAAGTATGAAATGATATAAGGTGATAAGACATGTAAagaatatatatacatatatttacaacTTATCAACAGTACAAGGGCCCCCTTGTACAGATCTACACCTTTCTAGGCAGCCCAGAGGGACTGCTAGCAGCCTCCTACCCCCTCACTTCCCTGGTACCTTCACAGACACAATTAATAGTCAGTTGAGCCAGCAGAAGGTCAAAAGGGAGATAAGGCAGGAAGCCATGCAAGCAAAGcttcagagagagaagaaggaaaaaagggaagagaatgtTTGTGCAGCCAAGTATAAGCTTGGCAAATGAATGGGATGATAGAAACCAATCAATTACTATTCTGTGTCCAATCCCTAACTTTGCCTTTTACTCAAAGTCTCTGGGCTAAAGTACCAGCTCCAAACCATAACTTGCCTCAGAGGGACAGTTTTCTGGCTCTCTTTTGTCCTGGATTTCTGCCTTTTCTGGATaccagtaaataaataaaatatcctTCCTCTATATCTGTATCGATATCAATATAGATATGGATATAgatgttgattctgtgattctattgggggaaatttaggcttgaggtgaggaggaagttcttcacagagagagttgtcagccattggaatgtgctgcccagggagatggtagagtcactgtacctgaaggtgttcaaaaagggattggacatggcacttggtgccatggtttagtagtcatgaggtgttgggtgacaggttggacttgatgatctttgaggtcttttccaactttattgattctatgattctatgattctagagatagagatagagatagagatagagatagagatagagatagagatagagatagagatagagatagagatagagatagagatagagatagagatatgcTGTTCAAGGCTTGGATTTCTGCTTGATACCAAAGCAGGGGAACTCCCAACACCCTGGGTGAAAATGCAGCTGAAATAATTTCCTCATATATTCCCCTTCACCCATTTCAAATTTTAGTGACTGTTTTGCAGCCAGGATGGACTAGTGACTCAAATACTGGAGCACAGTGGCAAGGGAAGCATCCACCCTTGCAGGTGATACCAGAGAGAAAGGGGACAAAGTTTTTGTCATGGGAAACAGAGCTTTGGCCACTAGCTGACCTCACGTGcacttacatatatatatatatatataaatatatatatatatactcatGGCAATTTGGTGGCATGGAGAGACAGCCAAACTGTTTGTTTAAGCTAATAGTGAATTATCAGGAAATTAGCTGAAATATAGTTCCATGTCATCCATTGTACATGGTTCATTAGTTTGACAGAGGGTAATTTTAATTATATGTTAGGGTGTTTTCTGTCCTCCCAGAAAACTGTTTACAGATGTACCACAGTGAGggaaagcagctgagcagggacacctccttgACCCACTCCCTGGTTTAGTTAGTGCACTGTGTTACactttttctgtattttcattATCTTGACTTGTATGTATCAATGAAAAATGGTTTTATTCTGTCCAGTCCCTAATTTGAAGAATGTGTTTATGTTTTCAGGTTAAtagagcagctccccagagctaATGTTGTTCTCTTGCGCTACCTCTTTGGAGTGCTGCATGGAATAGAAATGCGATCTGAGGAGAACCAGATGAATGCATTTAACCTGGCTATCTGCATTGCACCTAGCCTGCTCTGGCCTCCTGTTTCCTCCACTCCTGATGTAGAAAGTGAATTTACAAAGAAGGTAAGAGACACTGCAATGTAGTTAAAAATCACCTCACCCTTCATCTTGGTCAACTGGGATGTTGGGTACGAATGTGAAAACAGTCAGTACCTCTTCAGatcagcacctctcctctgatCATGACTCCAGAAGCATTCATCAATCCATTCTCATAATCTGCctgaaagaagggaagggagtcATAAAGCAAGACCCAGTGTATTAACAAAGTGTTTCAGTACATCTTCAGATCAGCACCTCTCCTCAGATCATGACTCCAGAAGCATTCATCAATCCATTCTCATAATCTGCctgaaagaagggaagggatcATAAAGCAAGACCCAGTGTATTAACTGTTTCTCTCGTTTGAAAGATCTCTGGTTGTGGTGAGCTAGGAACAAGGcagaatagaaaaggaaaaggatgtATACAGGGACATTTTTGGGGAACCTGGCTATGTTGCTGAGGCTCAGGGGATCGGGAGAGGAGTTCTTGATGGTCAGGGGACACATCATGAATGGGCAGTTTATTCCTGTTCCTTATCAGTGTGGTGAGCTTGCCCTGAGCAGAATAATGGAATATCTAACAAGACATCTACATTGCTTTGTTGCAGATTTCTAGCCTGGTACAGTTCCTCACTGAGAATTGCTGCAGGATTTTTGGAGAGGAAATCACCTCCCTCTTTGGAGAAATACTGATGACATGCAAGAGAGAGAACAGCTCAGGTAGTACAGACAATGTTTTGATTCTGTTAGATGGCTAAACTTAGTCAGGCAAAAGATCAGTATATTCCATGGAAGAATGCTGGTCCCTCTTCATGTGCTGTTCCCAGATACTGCTGTTCTCTGTCCTTTGCTCAAAGTATTGGTGGTAATCAATGATTCAACTAACCAGACCTGGACCACACCACAAAATGCTCTCCCAAAAAATCCCCTTGCTCCTATTTCAGGCATCTGAACCACTGTGTTAAGAAGGTAAAAAAATGGGAAGaaggggaaataaagaaaaagaaataaaatagtcTGGAGAAGATTTCTTGTCAAGTCCAgaattttttccccagcctATGTTTTCCCTAAATATCAGGAAGTCAGTGATCAACCATGGTAGTAATACAGCTGTCACACCATTCTGTTAGGGCTGGAAGTGTCTATTCTTCATTGTCAGAACAAAGACATCTTCACAGTTTCAGTGGAGCATTCAGACTTTGCTACTAGCACAGAAAAATCATGGAACTGGGAAGAGAAAATGCCTGACAATCCAGTTGGCATAGCATTCATGAATGTCATTAAtgctctttttctctccaaCTCTGTGATACTATCAGTTCTGACTGGGGTTTTGAGTCTCTCCTTAAAATAtttccaaagcagcatttctgTAAAATAAATTTTGTCACAGCTGCCACATACTGAAAGTGGCAATGGCACTCGCTCTGGCATGCCAAACTGACAAAACATCCCAAACTCCTCATGCTCTGCCTCCAGTGAAATTTGGGGAAATCCAGTGAAATgtgcctgccccttccccaggagTGGAGGCATATGgtatctgctctgctgggacagaGAACTCAGACCCACAATAGGTTATATGGCAGCTGAACAAGTTTTCAGGCACGCACTGAGGCATGGTGGCTGCGCATGCATGAACTCTGTCTGCTGCAAATGTGAGATAAGTCAGCTTAGTGtagcccagggcaggagagaaTTAATGTCACTCCAGTTGCTGCACATAGGGAGTAGGGCCCAGGTGTGCGCTGCTCACTGGAAACAAGGTGACTGTTCAAACTGAGACTAGAATGTTCTTCAAAACATTGCTCTTAAAAATACTACATTTTCTGGAAGACCATAAAAGCATGAAGTACCCCCTGTTAACTTGtctaaaaggaggaaaaaaaggttaaatGTTGCTTTCAACATCcaataacaaaaaaaggaaCATTCAATAAATCACTGATTCAATGTCCTGTATATACATTATTATTTATGGCTGGATTTATGGATTGCCTGCTACTAAGCTTTCAGATGTaagaaaaaagccccaaacaacaacaacaaagaacatAACCCTTGCTTGTTTGTGCCATTATCCTGTTTGTTGACTGAGCTGCAACTTAGCACTCATTCAgttttttccatttcaaaatCAGGCAGCATTCTTTTCTGAAATCATTGCCATTTCTGCTTGAAGAATCTTTAAAGGGCAAATGCTCCTGAAAGGGAAGGAGACttgccaaaaaaacaaaacctcaaccaagcagctgcttctcagcaggGTGGTTCAGTCACTGATGTGTTAACAACTTGGTTTGTCCTTGCAGATGCTGCTTCTCTCCATCTGAATGACTCTTCCTACGACAGCCTGGAAAACGAGGCGAACGATGAAGCTGATTCTTCTTCCAGCGACTGGATTAAGAACCGGGATCAGGataacaggagcagggagtctGTCTTCACGCTGAGCGACGGTGACTCGGAGCAGACGGAGGTGGATGAAATCCAAACTAAAACCAAGTCGAAGCCGTTGACGATTCCTGCTGACGTACACCGGAAGTTTTCATCACCGGAAAACTCAGAGGAGTCTCTCCTCTCCGGCACACGGGGCTTCTCTTCAGCAGCTACCTCAGGCACGCTCAAAACCTCGAGGAGACACAGGCGCTCCTCAGAGCCCACTATTGGCCTCCTGGCACCCAGCTTTGCCCGCACTGGTGATGGTCGTGAGAAGGCAACACGCAAAGCGAGCTGTGATGTTGTCCTGTCTCATGAAGATGAAGATTATCTCCATCAGCTTCGGTCGTTGCAGATGGAAGGACAAAAGCTTATCAATCAGAGCTTGATTATAGGGATTAATATTGGCAAAAGtgacaacacaaaccaaaacattgaAAAGAAAGACTTGTCCCgttgcctcctgcccccagctctagAGGGATTAAATATTTGCTCAGGATTCAGTTCTTCTAGCCTGTCTTCTCCTGGGACATCTCCATCTGTGTCGTCGATGAGCTCTCTGGACAGTGCTTTTTCTCAGTTTTCAGACCAGTCTGTGTTTACCCCAACTGAAACCTCCTCCCCTTTTGATAGCACTTTTCAGTCGCTAAAGAAGCGTGATGACACTGCTCCTGAAGCAGCTGATGACTGTTTGGTTACACCCAGTAAGGTGCCGCCATCTCCCCAACCTACCAAtgctttggctgaggggggcttgatggagcccagcagcaggccagcactgaaggctgctgctggagtcaaCTGCTATTTGTTTAAGCCTGATACTCAGTCATTACCTctaaaagtcacagaaagagacaGACTTCATGATCCAAGGTCAAAGAGGAGGTCTAGAAGAGCGTTACAGCTATCCAAAGTTTAAAGAGACTGACCAGAGCTTTTTGGCAGAGGAATCTTAACACTTCAAGTAAACACCAAGAAGGAAATGCCTTTGGTGTTGATGTGTGTTCATTGTAAGTTTAATATCTGGGTTGTTCAAATTTAATTGAGCAGTCCTCAGATTCatgagttttctttttttaaggaaaCTGAGTAATGTTCCCACATAAGAACTTTGCAAGAACATTGTAAAAATCACAAAAATTGctcaaaagcaagcaaacagaaatCTCCAGAAAATCTGGAAGGGTCCCAGGAGGCACCTGAAAGCAGCACCCTGTTCTCTGAGCCTGTCAGGGCAGTGGGGGTGCCTGCTGGGCCTCCACCCTTGACCACTTGTGTGTTGAGCCTTGCGGATGTGAGTCCCAGTCCTTTGTGGTTCTGATGTAGTGTGCAAAGTCAGCATAGATTCCATAACTGTGGTATGATACTACTGTTCTGAAACTGATGGGTATTACCTTCATCACCCTCCGAGGAGTAAGTGTGTTGTTTCCTGTATGTTTATGAGGTATGTTCAATAGGTGTAGTTATTCCTTTCACactgcaaaagaaagaaagaaaaaaaataagctcAAAAAACATGTAAAGAGAAATGCTGAAGCTTGTGACTAACACCTTGCAACCCTTTGTGTTTCATTTACTGTGCTTCCTTGGCCGTTCCGTTCGTGTTTAAGTTGTGAATAGTTCCTTACCGTCGCTGTAAATGGCACTCCGTATTTACTGCAAGCAGAACACATGTCATTTTATTATGCAGCACCTAAAACATCATATAATATATTAAAAGTGATGCATTATCTAAATGCTTTGAGTTTGTATAATATATATCCTGAGAAATTTTGCTATTATATATGTTctgggaaaaaggaaaacaagcaaacaaaaaaaaaaaaaagaagtgtattTTTGTACTTGCAAGAAACTGCTGCTAATTTTACGAGTTCTGTCCTGTTGTTACAGCACTGGTATTGATGTGTATGCATTCAATGCTATATATTAAATATTATTTGTTATGTCAGCAATTCAATTCATATTCTGTGCAGTTTTATTTTCAGGTGTCAGTTCTGCGAGCTGTTGCTGCAGCAAACGTCCCGGTGATGCCACTGCGAATCATGCAACAGGAAGGACTGCAGCGGGTTTTCTCCACTTTGGgtggcatcacagaatcatagaaacaataagactggaagagacctcaaagatcatcaagtccaacctgtcacccaacacctcatgactacttatccatggcttcaagtgccatgtccaatccttttttgaacacctccagggatggtgactccaccacgcccctgggcagcacattccaatggctaacaactctctctgtgatgaactttctcctcacctcaagcctaaacttccactggcacagtttgagactgtgtcctcttgttctggtgctggttgcctgggagaagagaccaacccccacctggctacaacctccttccaggtagttgtaggcagcactaaggtctcccctgagcctcctccaggctaaacaaccccagctccctcagcctctcctcataaggctgtgctcagacctctctccagcctcattgcccttctctggacacattcaagtgtctcaatatccttcttaaactgagagacccagaactggacacagtgctcaaggtgtggtctaaccagtgctgagtacaggggcacagtaTATGGCACACATTCACAGTGTATGTCATAATCCTGTTGGCTTTTGTAAATTTTAGTAATATTTAAGTAAGAATGAATATATTTTTGCTCTTTATCTAGAGAGCTGAgggtgttagaatagaatagaatagaatagaatagaatagaatagaatagaatagaatagaatagaatagaatagaatagaatagaatagaataggagtagaatagaatagaccagaccagaccaggttggaagagaccttccaaatcatcgtgtccaacccatcatccaacaccatctaatcaactataccatgcaaccaaggaccccatcaagtctcctccttcaCCTAATGAGATGCAGTTAACAATATGGAGGTGCAAAGAGataacagcatcacagaatgttaggtgttgaaagggacctcaaaagatcgtAAGTCCTgtcccgctgccagagcaggatcatctagaggaggtcacacaggtgggttttgaatgtttacagagaagatgactccacaacctctctgggtagcccattccagtgttttgtcatcctcacagagaaaagtttttccttttcaggTAACAAGTACAAAGgttgagaggaaggaaaggagggcagcaagacagtggatgcaagcaatttttattctttaataTTATCAGGGTCATAGGGAAAGCAAGAAGGACAGGGCTATATTAAACACATCTGGGCGTGTGTGCATGCATACAGTGCTTGTGAAATTGCATTCACtagctttttgttttcaaaggtccttttccactgcaGTTAATACTGGCTAGTACTGGAGTTTCACATCCTGTTCTGCTCAGCTTTGCTCTTGTAAGGTGCTTATGTTCCTAAATCACTGCACAGTTCCAAAGAAAAATGTCAACACTATCTACTGCACTAAGCCCTTTCCAGATATTACCAGCATAAAAGGCTTTTAGCTCTGTGTCAGACAGGATGGATACGCTCCAACAGATTTGGAGGGGTGGGTGAGGAGAAGATGTCTGATAAAAAAAAGTTGGATATATCCTTACTTGAAAATATACAGTCAGAGGTTATTATTTTGGGCTCTTACCCTGCCAATGTTGTATCTGTAAGCAAAGGTGCATTTGTGAAGAGtcacataaaatcacagaatcaataaggatggaaaagaccacaaagatcatcaagtccaacctgtcaccacagacctcatgacttcaagtcatggcttcaagtgccatgtccaatccttttttaaacacctccagggacggtgacttcaccacctctctgggcagcacattccaatggctaacaactctctctgtgaagaactttctcctcacctcgagcctaaacttcccctggtgcagcttgagactatgtcctcttgttctggtgctggttgcctgggagaagagaccatcttCCAtccgtctacaacctcctttcaggcagtaagtctcccttgagcctcctcttctccaggctagacaatCCCTAGACaatcagcctctccttgtagggcttgtgctcgaggcctctccccagcctcgttgcccttctctg is part of the Dryobates pubescens isolate bDryPub1 chromosome 10, bDryPub1.pri, whole genome shotgun sequence genome and harbors:
- the ARHGAP20 gene encoding rho GTPase-activating protein 20 → MDVMSPQQEHLGPSRSSSVSGEGRGFAAVDSKKKMKSLAQRRQSAPSLIFVKALNRSRSVSREGCFSPISPEACPLVQSFMCHNRTFILDGHVQLKTGLQTQERHLFLFTDLLVVAKSKSHSHFKLKCQARLCEMWTAFCTEEVCEGSTDPERSFVLGWPTTNCVANFRSAEQKETWLSFLQSRIREEKEKDYPKSIPLKIIAKDVGTCAYSKTLSVTNVDTANDVILMALQQLGINGSEKDYKLWVISGREDAPYPLIGHEFPFGIKMSHIRDAMPHGSKHCACPRQLQGSFLTEQLPQELQCQFVLKPSRLAVCQQLNDLSQKSFKRKRSIINWAFWRGPGTHLDNAPLSSTSAAPGKLFGLLLTAICEDDNLPKPLLDMLSLLYQEGPSTEGIFRRSGSAKTCKELKEKLDSGAEVDLACESIFVTASLFKDFLRNIPGSILSSQLCDKWVSVMDQGNNEEKIKSIQRLIEQLPRANVVLLRYLFGVLHGIEMRSEENQMNAFNLAICIAPSLLWPPVSSTPDVESEFTKKISSLVQFLTENCCRIFGEEITSLFGEILMTCKRENSSDAASLHLNDSSYDSLENEANDEADSSSSDWIKNRDQDNRSRESVFTLSDGDSEQTEVDEIQTKTKSKPLTIPADVHRKFSSPENSEESLLSGTRGFSSAATSGTLKTSRRHRRSSEPTIGLLAPSFARTGDGREKATRKASCDVVLSHEDEDYLHQLRSLQMEGQKLINQSLIIGINIGKSDNTNQNIEKKDLSRCLLPPALEGLNICSGFSSSSLSSPGTSPSVSSMSSLDSAFSQFSDQSVFTPTETSSPFDSTFQSLKKRDDTAPEAADDCLVTPSKVPPSPQPTNALAEGGLMEPSSRPALKAAAGVNCYLFKPDTQSLPLKVTERDRLHDPRSKRRSRRALQLSKV